The following are encoded in a window of Candidatus Fluviicola riflensis genomic DNA:
- a CDS encoding cytochrome-c peroxidase — protein MKRFALILLLVIVGFAMMKPKKDPVIHVPKGWPKPAYDFKKNPLDESTIELGRQLFYDPVLSRNNQVSCASCHLQQTAFTHIDHALSHGIDDRIGNRNSPALVNLAWSKLFMWDGAVNHLDVQALAPIENHLEMDEKIANVVRKLQASKTYRGRFFNAFGDSTVTGERTLKSISQFLLTLVSTNSKYDQVMRKEKGIQFSESEQKGYLLFKKHCASCHTEPLFTNGLFENNGLEPDSTLNDIGRMSITRRSSDSLKFKVPTLRNIERSPPYMHDGRFRNLQMVLFHYSNGIHTSPTLSVQLKNGIALNEQEKGSIIAFLKTLTDTDFLMNPKYGYPK, from the coding sequence ATGAAACGTTTCGCCTTGATTCTGCTATTGGTCATTGTCGGTTTTGCGATGATGAAACCCAAAAAAGATCCGGTGATTCACGTGCCGAAAGGTTGGCCTAAACCGGCCTATGATTTCAAAAAAAATCCACTCGACGAATCCACAATCGAATTGGGAAGACAGTTGTTTTATGATCCGGTTTTGTCACGCAATAACCAGGTTTCGTGCGCCAGCTGTCATTTGCAGCAAACAGCTTTCACTCACATCGATCATGCACTGAGCCATGGTATTGATGACCGCATCGGGAATCGCAATTCACCTGCATTGGTCAACCTGGCCTGGAGTAAATTATTTATGTGGGACGGAGCGGTTAATCACCTCGACGTTCAGGCATTGGCACCAATAGAAAATCACCTGGAAATGGATGAGAAAATTGCGAATGTGGTGCGCAAACTGCAAGCTTCCAAAACCTATCGCGGGCGGTTTTTTAATGCTTTTGGCGATAGTACCGTTACCGGCGAACGAACCCTGAAATCCATTTCGCAATTCCTGCTGACACTCGTAAGCACCAATTCCAAATACGACCAGGTGATGCGAAAGGAAAAAGGTATTCAATTCAGCGAATCGGAGCAAAAAGGATATCTGCTGTTTAAAAAGCACTGCGCGTCTTGCCACACGGAACCACTTTTTACCAACGGATTATTTGAAAACAACGGCCTTGAACCAGATTCAACACTCAACGACATCGGAAGAATGAGTATTACACGCCGAAGTTCCGATTCACTCAAATTTAAAGTCCCGACGCTCCGGAATATTGAGCGTTCGCCTCCTTACATGCATGACGGTCGGTTCCGGAATTTGCAAATGGTGTTATTTCACTATAGTAACGGAATTCATACTTCACCGACACTCTCTGTACAGCTCAAAAACGGTATTGCATTAAACGAACAGGAAAAAGGGTCAATAATTGCCTTTTTAAAAACGCTCACGGATACTGATTTTCTGATGAATCCGAAGTATGGTTACCCCAAGTGA
- a CDS encoding phosphoribosylglycinamide formyltransferase codes for MNIQSIAVFASGTGSNAIRLIEHFAASPTISVALVVCNKPAAPVVEKVRVLGIEVLVMDNASFESGLTLLQELHYRHIDWIVLAGFLRKIPVNIIRGFQDRIINIHPALLPKFGGKGMYGIHVHKAVVEACEPETGISIHLVNEEFDKGRLLAQFKVAISENDTPESVAAKVQELEHLHFANVVETIILEQV; via the coding sequence ATGAATATTCAGTCCATAGCTGTGTTTGCATCCGGAACCGGTTCCAATGCAATTCGTCTGATTGAGCATTTTGCCGCTTCTCCAACCATTTCGGTGGCGTTGGTGGTGTGCAACAAACCCGCTGCGCCTGTTGTGGAAAAAGTGCGTGTTTTGGGAATTGAAGTACTGGTAATGGACAACGCTTCTTTTGAAAGCGGACTTACGTTGCTGCAGGAATTGCACTACCGTCATATTGATTGGATTGTACTGGCCGGATTTCTGCGCAAAATTCCTGTAAACATCATTCGCGGTTTTCAGGACCGGATCATTAATATACACCCTGCGCTGCTTCCGAAATTCGGCGGCAAGGGAATGTATGGAATTCATGTACATAAGGCTGTAGTGGAGGCCTGTGAGCCGGAAACGGGTATTTCTATCCACCTGGTGAATGAAGAATTTGATAAAGGACGGTTGCTGGCACAATTTAAAGTTGCCATTTCTGAAAATGATACACCCGAATCAGTTGCTGCAAAAGTGCAGGAGCTTGAGCATCTCCATTTTGCCAATGTAGTAGAAACCATAATTCTGGAACAGGTATGA
- a CDS encoding bifunctional phosphoribosylaminoimidazolecarboxamide formyltransferase/IMP cyclohydrolase has translation MEQSTKITAALISVYYKDGLEPIVRRLHADNVVIYSTGGTQAFIEALGIPVVAVESMTNYPEIFGGRVKTLHPAIFGGILHRRNLQSDLDQATQFNIPTIDLVIVDLYPFEETLASGAAHQDIIEKIDIGGISLIRAAAKNYNDVVIIPSVNQYGRFQEILEANGATTTLEERKAFARDAFMVSSHYDTHIFRYFNQEEPLPVFKESILESQPLRYGENPHQRGWFHGDFSAMFDQLHGKELSYNNLLDVDAAVQLMAEFKDNDPTFAILKHNNACGLATRSTLKQAYADALAGDPTSAFGGILIANRPIDLATAELVNDLFCEVVVAPSFDADALEVLKSKKNRILLIQKEASMPKRQFRTLLNGVLEQDKDLLSETAADFTPRTNTVPTAQEVEDLVFANKLVKHTKSNTIILAKNGQLIASGTGETSRVDALRHAIEKAKAFQFDLNGAVMASDAFFPFPDCVEIAHLAGITAVVQPGGSIKDELSIDYCNANGVAMVFTGNRHFKH, from the coding sequence ATGGAGCAGTCAACGAAAATCACAGCAGCACTTATTTCGGTTTATTACAAAGACGGATTGGAACCGATCGTTCGTCGATTGCATGCCGACAACGTGGTTATATACTCAACCGGCGGAACACAGGCTTTTATCGAAGCATTGGGCATTCCGGTGGTAGCTGTGGAATCGATGACCAACTATCCAGAGATTTTCGGAGGTCGTGTAAAAACCTTGCACCCCGCTATTTTCGGCGGTATTTTGCACAGAAGAAACCTGCAGTCTGACCTTGATCAAGCCACGCAATTCAACATTCCGACCATTGATTTGGTGATCGTGGACTTGTACCCGTTTGAAGAAACCTTGGCTTCGGGAGCGGCTCACCAGGACATCATCGAGAAAATCGATATCGGTGGCATCTCACTCATTCGCGCAGCAGCGAAAAACTACAATGACGTAGTGATTATTCCTTCCGTGAACCAATATGGCCGTTTCCAGGAAATTCTGGAAGCAAATGGTGCTACAACAACATTGGAAGAGCGTAAGGCTTTCGCCCGCGACGCGTTCATGGTTTCATCACATTACGACACACACATTTTCCGTTACTTCAACCAGGAAGAGCCATTACCTGTTTTCAAGGAAAGTATCCTCGAATCACAGCCGTTACGTTACGGCGAGAACCCGCACCAACGCGGTTGGTTCCACGGTGATTTCAGCGCAATGTTCGATCAATTACACGGAAAAGAATTGTCTTACAACAACTTACTCGACGTTGACGCAGCGGTTCAACTCATGGCCGAGTTCAAAGACAACGACCCGACATTCGCCATTTTAAAACACAACAATGCCTGCGGATTAGCAACACGTTCAACATTGAAACAAGCCTATGCTGATGCATTGGCAGGTGATCCAACTTCTGCGTTCGGTGGAATTTTGATCGCAAACCGTCCGATTGATTTGGCTACTGCTGAATTGGTAAATGATTTATTCTGCGAAGTGGTGGTAGCCCCATCATTTGATGCAGACGCGTTGGAAGTACTAAAAAGCAAAAAGAACCGCATTTTATTAATTCAGAAAGAAGCATCCATGCCGAAACGTCAATTTAGAACTTTACTGAACGGCGTATTGGAACAGGACAAGGATTTATTGTCTGAAACCGCTGCCGATTTCACTCCACGTACGAATACTGTTCCTACTGCACAAGAAGTAGAAGATTTGGTATTTGCCAACAAACTGGTGAAGCATACCAAATCGAATACGATCATTTTAGCTAAAAACGGCCAATTGATCGCGAGTGGTACGGGCGAAACATCACGAGTAGATGCCTTGCGTCATGCGATTGAAAAGGCAAAAGCATTTCAATTCGATTTGAACGGAGCGGTAATGGCCTCGGATGCGTTTTTCCCATTTCCTGATTGCGTTGAAATCGCTCATTTGGCAGGAATCACAGCTGTTGTTCAGCCGGGCGGTTCGATCAAAGACGAATTGTCGATTGATTATTGCAATGCCAATGGAGTAGCGATGGTCTTCACAGGGAACAGACACTTTAAACATTAA
- a CDS encoding rod shape-determining protein codes for MGLFNFLTQEIAIDLGTANTLIIMNDKVVVDEPSIVARDIQTGKIVAIGKKAQQMHGKTHKLIETVRPLKDGVIADFQSAEQMIRGFIKMINPGKRMFNPTLRMVICIPSGITEVEKRAVRDSAEHAGAKEVYLIHEPMAAAIGIGIDVEEPMGNMIIDIGGGTSEIAVIALGGIVCDKSIRIAGDDFTSDIEEYMRRQHNILVGERTAEQIKIEVGAALPELDNPPADFAVRGRDLMTGIPKEIIITYSEVAHALDKTISKIEEAILSALEQTPPELSADIYKTGIYLAGGGSMLRGLDRRINEKTKLPVHIAEDPLRAVARGTSIALKNLDRFQFLIKD; via the coding sequence ATGGGACTCTTTAATTTTCTTACGCAAGAAATTGCTATCGACTTAGGTACTGCTAACACACTCATTATCATGAATGATAAGGTAGTCGTGGATGAACCGTCTATCGTGGCAAGGGATATTCAAACGGGCAAGATTGTGGCTATCGGCAAGAAAGCACAGCAAATGCACGGGAAAACACACAAATTAATTGAAACGGTAAGACCTTTGAAAGATGGTGTAATTGCCGATTTCCAGAGCGCCGAACAAATGATTCGCGGGTTTATCAAAATGATCAATCCGGGGAAACGCATGTTTAATCCGACATTGCGAATGGTGATTTGTATTCCTTCGGGAATTACAGAGGTTGAAAAACGTGCCGTTCGTGACTCTGCCGAACATGCCGGTGCAAAAGAAGTGTACCTGATTCACGAACCAATGGCTGCGGCAATCGGTATCGGTATCGACGTTGAAGAGCCGATGGGAAATATGATCATCGATATCGGTGGTGGTACTTCCGAAATTGCAGTAATTGCTCTTGGCGGAATTGTGTGTGATAAATCAATCCGTATTGCGGGTGATGATTTCACATCAGACATTGAAGAATACATGCGCCGTCAGCACAACATTTTGGTGGGTGAGCGTACAGCTGAACAAATCAAAATCGAAGTAGGCGCTGCTTTACCAGAATTGGATAATCCACCGGCAGACTTTGCGGTTCGCGGTCGTGACTTGATGACAGGTATTCCGAAAGAAATCATCATTACTTACTCCGAAGTTGCACATGCGCTGGATAAAACCATTTCCAAGATCGAAGAAGCGATTTTAAGTGCGTTGGAACAAACGCCGCCGGAATTATCAGCCGATATCTACAAAACTGGTATTTACCTTGCAGGTGGTGGTTCAATGCTTCGCGGTTTGGATCGCAGAATCAACGAAAAAACCAAATTGCCGGTGCATATTGCCGAAGATCCGCTTCGCGCAGTAGCTCGTGGTACAAGTATCGCGTTGAAGAACCTGGATCGTTTCCAGTTCCTGATCAAAGACTAG
- the fabF gene encoding beta-ketoacyl-[acyl-carrier-protein] synthase II yields the protein MELKRVVVTGLGALTPIGNTVAEYWENLLKGTSGAAPIQQFDASKFKTLFACEVKNFNVEDFLDRKEARKLDQFSQYAMVSATEAMVDSKLLESNPNLDRIGVIWGSGIGGLKTFQDEAQNFFAGDGTPKFNPFFIPKMIADIAAGHISIKYGLRGPNYVTVSACASSTNAIIDAFNLIRLGKADAFVTGGSEAAVNEMGMGGFNGLKALSTRNDSPETASRPFDLDRDGFVLGEGGGALILEEYEHAIKRGANIYAEVLGGGMSGDAYHMTAPHPDGIGARNVMIAALEDANLSPDAVDYVNVHGTSTPLGDIAETKAILQVFGEHAYKLNISSTKSMTGHLLGAAGAIEAIACILAVKNDIVPPTINHFTDDPEIDNRLNFTFNTPQKRTVDVALSNTFGFGGHNTSVIVRKFKG from the coding sequence ATGGAGCTTAAGAGAGTTGTTGTTACTGGGCTTGGTGCGTTAACACCTATTGGAAACACTGTTGCCGAATATTGGGAAAATCTTCTCAAAGGTACAAGCGGAGCCGCTCCCATCCAACAATTTGATGCTTCGAAGTTCAAAACACTATTTGCCTGTGAAGTCAAAAACTTTAATGTAGAAGATTTTCTCGATAGAAAAGAAGCAAGGAAATTAGATCAATTTTCACAATACGCCATGGTCTCTGCTACAGAGGCCATGGTTGATTCTAAGCTGTTGGAATCAAATCCGAACCTGGATCGTATCGGTGTGATCTGGGGATCGGGAATCGGAGGTCTTAAAACGTTCCAGGATGAAGCACAAAATTTCTTCGCCGGTGACGGAACTCCTAAATTCAACCCGTTCTTTATTCCGAAAATGATCGCTGACATTGCGGCAGGGCATATTTCCATCAAGTATGGTTTGCGCGGTCCGAATTATGTTACCGTATCTGCTTGTGCTTCTTCTACCAACGCAATCATCGATGCGTTTAACCTGATTCGTTTGGGTAAAGCCGATGCATTTGTTACAGGTGGTTCCGAAGCAGCAGTAAATGAAATGGGAATGGGAGGTTTCAATGGTTTGAAAGCCCTTTCTACCCGCAATGATTCACCTGAAACGGCTTCTCGTCCGTTTGATCTGGATCGCGACGGTTTTGTACTTGGTGAAGGTGGTGGTGCGTTGATTCTTGAAGAATACGAACACGCTATCAAACGCGGTGCAAACATCTACGCAGAAGTTTTGGGTGGTGGAATGTCCGGTGATGCTTATCACATGACGGCCCCACATCCGGATGGAATCGGAGCGCGTAACGTAATGATCGCAGCATTGGAAGACGCAAATCTTTCGCCGGATGCAGTTGATTACGTCAACGTTCACGGAACGTCCACACCTTTGGGTGATATCGCTGAAACGAAAGCAATTTTGCAGGTTTTCGGTGAACACGCTTACAAACTCAACATCAGTTCAACCAAATCCATGACAGGCCACCTGTTGGGAGCAGCAGGCGCGATCGAAGCAATTGCTTGTATTTTGGCAGTGAAAAATGATATTGTTCCTCCTACTATTAATCATTTCACAGACGATCCTGAAATCGACAACCGTTTGAATTTCACGTTCAACACTCCGCAAAAACGCACTGTTGATGTTGCATTGTCAAATACCTTTGGTTTCGGTGGTCACAACACGTCTGTGATTGTTCGAAAATTCAAAGGCTAG
- a CDS encoding acyl carrier protein — MSDIKSRVISIIVDKLGVEETEVTNEASFTNDLGADSLDTVELIMEFEKEFNIAIPDDQAENIQTVGDAVTYIEQNAN, encoded by the coding sequence ATGTCTGATATCAAGTCAAGAGTAATATCTATCATAGTAGATAAATTAGGAGTTGAAGAAACTGAAGTAACAAACGAAGCAAGCTTCACAAACGACCTGGGTGCCGATTCCCTGGATACTGTAGAGTTGATCATGGAATTCGAGAAAGAATTCAATATCGCTATTCCTGACGATCAGGCAGAGAACATTCAGACGGTTGGTGACGCTGTTACTTACATTGAGCAAAACGCTAACTAA
- the rnc gene encoding ribonuclease III: MRLRFPFLAGRKSQEDLDLIRFFIEKFGYRPKNLELFYEAITHRSIAFATPKEFSNERLEFLGDAILDAIIAEFLFQKFPDQDEGYLTKVKSKVVSRKTLSDLGEELELRKILRYNKGRSINLTSLEGNAFEAIIGAIYLDSSFEAVKKILHHHIFRKYVDLNKILIEEIDFKSKLFIWSQKRRLELEFQVLLEENTHGTWKYEVMVQVNGTNYGKGTGASKKIAEQAAARETLILMGEL, encoded by the coding sequence TTGCGGCTTAGATTTCCATTTTTAGCAGGACGAAAGTCGCAGGAAGATCTTGATCTTATCCGCTTTTTTATTGAAAAATTTGGCTATCGTCCCAAAAATCTGGAACTGTTCTACGAAGCCATTACCCATCGTTCCATCGCGTTTGCTACTCCGAAAGAATTTTCCAACGAACGGCTCGAATTTTTAGGTGATGCCATTCTGGACGCCATCATCGCCGAATTTTTATTTCAAAAATTCCCGGACCAGGACGAAGGTTATCTCACCAAAGTAAAATCAAAGGTTGTTTCCCGGAAAACACTCTCCGATTTAGGTGAAGAACTCGAATTGCGTAAAATTCTGCGATACAACAAAGGCCGGTCCATCAATCTTACTTCTCTCGAAGGAAATGCTTTTGAGGCAATCATCGGGGCTATTTACCTCGACAGCTCGTTTGAAGCAGTCAAAAAAATACTGCACCACCATATTTTCCGCAAGTATGTGGATTTGAATAAAATCCTGATTGAGGAAATCGATTTTAAATCCAAGTTGTTTATCTGGAGCCAAAAACGCCGTCTCGAACTCGAATTTCAGGTGTTACTCGAAGAAAACACGCACGGAACCTGGAAATACGAAGTCATGGTTCAAGTCAACGGAACCAATTACGGAAAAGGAACCGGAGCTTCTAAAAAAATTGCAGAGCAAGCAGCCGCCCGCGAAACGCTCATTTTGATGGGAGAACTTTAG